One window of the Streptomyces sp. B3I8 genome contains the following:
- a CDS encoding NAD(P)H-binding protein, whose product MTTAGTTLVIGATGTTGSRTAAQLTATGHRVKAASRRAAPVAGAEPVAFDWYDPATHAAVLDGIDRVYLIPPLGDSDPAATMLPFLRQARAVGVHRAVLLSSSAIPEGGAAVGAVHRALPDLFEQWAVLRPSWFMQNFTGTHAHAHSIRDENIIRTATESGRVGFVDAEDIAAVAVRALTDEQAPNTDLVLTGPEALGHDDIATIITEVTGRPVAHHRLSYEQMRDRLTTQVPAEFAAMLAGMDRAIAEGAEDRITDTVQRLTGRPPHTFRAVLEREMQCSS is encoded by the coding sequence ATGACCACCGCCGGCACCACTCTGGTCATCGGCGCCACCGGCACCACCGGCAGCCGCACCGCCGCACAGCTGACGGCCACGGGCCATCGCGTCAAAGCCGCCAGCCGCCGGGCCGCCCCGGTCGCCGGCGCCGAGCCGGTCGCTTTCGACTGGTACGACCCCGCCACCCACGCGGCCGTCCTGGACGGCATCGACCGCGTCTACCTCATACCGCCCCTGGGCGACTCCGACCCCGCGGCCACCATGCTGCCGTTCCTCCGTCAGGCACGCGCTGTCGGCGTGCACCGCGCGGTGCTGCTGAGCTCCTCGGCCATCCCCGAGGGCGGCGCGGCGGTGGGAGCGGTGCACCGGGCCCTGCCCGATCTCTTCGAACAGTGGGCGGTCCTGCGGCCCTCGTGGTTCATGCAGAACTTCACCGGCACGCACGCGCACGCCCACAGCATCCGCGACGAGAACATCATCCGGACCGCCACCGAAAGCGGCCGGGTCGGCTTCGTGGACGCCGAGGACATCGCGGCCGTCGCCGTGCGCGCTCTGACCGACGAACAAGCCCCCAACACCGATCTCGTCCTCACCGGACCCGAGGCACTCGGCCACGACGACATCGCCACGATCATCACCGAGGTCACCGGGCGGCCCGTGGCCCACCACCGCCTGTCCTACGAACAGATGCGCGACCGCCTCACGACGCAGGTGCCGGCGGAGTTCGCCGCGATGCTGGCCGGCATGGACCGTGCCATCGCCGAAGGGGCGGAGGACCGCATCACCGACACCGTCCAGCGCCTCACCGGTCGCCCCCCGCACACCTTCCGGGCCGTCCTCGAGAGGGAGATGCAATGCAGCAGCTGA
- a CDS encoding nuclear transport factor 2 family protein: MSAPTSPTDLYRHSLRLLLDKDIPAWVALWAEDGLMEFPFAPTGWPRRLEGKEAVAAYMRHYPDHIDLHDFPDLRIHQTTDPQTIVVEMRGVGRLVESDAPFDMTYIAVVTVRDGHITSYRDYWNPLAVQEPGTGFTGGSR, translated from the coding sequence ATGTCCGCACCGACTTCCCCGACGGATCTGTACCGCCACAGCCTGCGGCTGCTGCTCGACAAGGACATTCCCGCGTGGGTCGCTCTGTGGGCCGAGGACGGCCTCATGGAGTTCCCCTTCGCTCCCACCGGCTGGCCCCGGCGCCTGGAGGGCAAGGAGGCCGTCGCCGCCTACATGCGGCACTACCCCGACCACATCGACCTGCATGACTTCCCCGACCTGCGGATCCACCAGACCACCGATCCACAGACCATCGTGGTCGAGATGCGCGGTGTCGGCCGCCTGGTGGAGAGCGACGCTCCCTTCGACATGACCTACATCGCCGTCGTGACCGTCCGGGACGGGCACATCACCTCTTACCGCGACTACTGGAACCCCCTCGCCGTCCAGGAACCCGGCACCGGATTCACCGGGGGCAGCCGATGA
- a CDS encoding TetR/AcrR family transcriptional regulator, protein MPERRSRKDAARNQVAVLEAADTLFARRGSPEDITMSDVAAAAGVGKGTLFRAFGDRAGLLRALYETRLEPIREAIAAGPPPLGPTTPPQDRVPALLDAVLCFKLDNRRLALALEESGSSSPYRAEHYERWHRLLRAVLEQIPGLTDSDFTAHALLAATRADLIEHLAAEERIPRERMRAQLASFVTGVLASGPPRGTTAE, encoded by the coding sequence ATGCCGGAGCGCAGGTCCCGCAAGGACGCCGCCCGCAACCAGGTGGCCGTACTCGAGGCCGCCGACACCCTTTTCGCCCGCCGTGGGAGTCCCGAAGACATCACCATGTCCGACGTCGCCGCAGCGGCCGGCGTCGGCAAGGGCACGCTCTTCCGGGCCTTCGGTGATCGCGCCGGGCTGCTCCGCGCCCTGTACGAGACACGGCTCGAACCGATCAGGGAGGCCATCGCAGCCGGCCCACCGCCCCTGGGGCCCACGACCCCACCGCAGGATCGCGTGCCCGCCCTGCTCGACGCCGTCCTGTGCTTCAAACTCGACAACCGGCGCCTCGCGCTGGCCCTGGAGGAAAGCGGGAGCAGCAGCCCGTACCGGGCGGAACACTACGAGCGGTGGCACCGCCTGCTCCGAGCCGTGCTGGAGCAGATCCCCGGCCTGACCGACAGCGACTTCACCGCTCACGCCCTGCTCGCCGCCACACGAGCCGACCTCATCGAGCACCTGGCCGCAGAAGAGCGTATTCCGAGGGAAAGAATGCGGGCGCAGTTGGCGAGCTTCGTCACCGGCGTCCTGGCCTCCGGCCCACCGCGAGGCACGACCGCCGAGTGA
- a CDS encoding MarR family winged helix-turn-helix transcriptional regulator, with amino-acid sequence MSASTSDTHPGEDSRPTLDTDLGWAIRMVSSAFRRVATESVADLPGGARAYLVLVALADGEPPSQLALAKAVSLDRTVMTYLLDDLEAHHLVTRRPDPRDRRARQVLLTDTGRTRLAQVRDNLAAAEAELLADLDEHDAHHLRTLLARVARTAQNSADAPADSDC; translated from the coding sequence ATGAGCGCATCGACGTCGGACACGCACCCCGGCGAGGACTCCCGGCCGACGCTGGACACGGACCTGGGCTGGGCGATCCGCATGGTCTCCTCGGCCTTCCGACGGGTCGCCACCGAATCGGTCGCCGACCTGCCCGGCGGCGCACGCGCCTACCTCGTCCTGGTCGCCCTCGCCGACGGAGAGCCCCCGTCCCAGCTCGCCCTCGCCAAGGCGGTCAGCCTCGACCGGACGGTCATGACGTACCTCCTCGACGACCTCGAAGCCCACCACCTCGTCACCCGCAGACCCGACCCCCGCGACCGCCGCGCACGCCAGGTCCTGCTCACCGACACCGGACGCACTCGCCTCGCCCAGGTCCGTGACAACCTCGCCGCCGCCGAGGCGGAACTGCTCGCCGACCTCGACGAACACGACGCCCACCACCTGCGCACCCTGCTGGCCCGCGTCGCCCGGACCGCGCAAAACTCGGCGGACGCTCCCGCGGACTCCGACTGCTGA